A section of the Scyliorhinus torazame isolate Kashiwa2021f chromosome 21, sScyTor2.1, whole genome shotgun sequence genome encodes:
- the LOC140398238 gene encoding mth938 domain-containing protein-like, with protein MTSPTIASLRWGEMKVEGSDTLYKDCKVWPGGNRTWDWRETGTRHTPGVQPADVNEIVNKGIRTLVIGRGMDEALQVPQETLSFIRSKGIDAVVLQTEKAVQQYNKLVKEGVAVGGIFHSTC; from the exons ATGACTTCACCTACTATTGCCTCATTAAGGTGGGGAGAAATGAAAGTTGAGGGTAGTGACACTCTGTACAAGGATTGTAAAGTTTGGCCAGGAGGAAACCGAACTTGGGACTGGAGAGAGACAGGAACTCGT CATACACCTGGAGTTCAGCCAGCTGATGTTAATGAAATTGTAAACAAAGGCATTCGGACTCTTGTAATTGGAAGGGGGATGGATGAAGCATTGCAA GTGCCTCAAGAGACACTGTCTTTCATCAGAAGTAAAGGTATTGATGCTGTGGTTCTACAAACAGAGAAAGCTGTGCAGCAGTACAACAAACTGGTGAAAGAGGGGGTCGCTGTCGGAGGAATCTTCCATTCAACTTGCTGA